Part of the Marinobacterium rhizophilum genome is shown below.
TACCAGGACAGCCAGCTGATCTACACCCTGCGGCTGTACCATGCCATTGAGCTTCTGCCCGACACCCAGCTCACGGATCCCTACCTGCCCGGAGCCCTGATCAAGCCGCTGGGCGAACAGACGCGTTCGACCCAGCAACTGCGCGGTCGCAACTACAGCGTCATCGAGCAGCGCTATGCCCTCTTTCCCGGCCAGACGGGCACCCTGACACTGGATGGCCCCATTTTTGAGGGCCGGGCAAAACATGACAATAGCCAGATTCAGCTGCAGGCCCGGCCGCTTGAGGTCGCCGTTATCGCTCCGGCCTACCAGAGTGCGCGGGGCTACTGGCTGCCCGCAACAACCCTGACGCTGGATGATGACTGGCAAAGCCGCCAGACTACCAGCCTGGGCGAAAGCCTGAGCTACAGTATCAGCCTGACGGCGACCGGCTTGCCGGCCTCGCGCCTGCCCTCACTGGCACCGCCGGCAGGGGCCACGTTCGACCTGAGCGTCGACAGCGTTGAACTGGTGGAAGACGTCTCCGAGCGGGGTCTGACCAGCCGGCGTACCGAACACATCGTACTGCACCCACACAAGGCCGGCCCACTGACGTTAGCGCCCGTTGATATCACCTGGTGGGATCTCAATACCGATAGCGCACGCAATGTGGCCCTGCCGGAGCACCCGCTACAGGTTCAGCCCCGCGCCAGGGCCGTGGAAGCGGCCCTGGCGCTGGCGCCGGCAACACCAGCGGCCAGAACAGAGATCGACAGCGCTGCGGTGACGGCCGCATCGGTCGCGCGACTGCAACAGGCCCTTAACGAAAGCCGACTGCTTATCGGCCTGCTGACGGTCATCAGCCTGATCTCGTCCCTGGGCTGGCTCTATACGTTCAACCACCTGCGCCAACTGCGCCAGGAAGAGCGGCAACAGGCGCAGCAGGAAGAAATGCGGCGGCGACGCAAACTGCTGATGGCTCACCAGATGGCGGAAAAAAACACCTTCCAGGCACTGGCCATGGCGTGCCAGCAGAACAATGCCGCCGTGGCTAAGCTGCGCCTGGTCGAATGGGCGCAGAATTTCTGGCCCGACCAGCACATATTCAACAGTGAGGATATCAGCGATGCGGCACGTAGCCAGACGCTCGACTTTCTGATCCTGGACCTCGAACAGCATGTCCACCAGGAGGACAAGGCACTGTGGCAAGGCGACCTGCTGCTCGAAGCCATTGAGAAACTGCGTGACCGTCGCCCCGAAGGTTACGAAGAAGCCCCGCTGCCGGAATTGAATTTTGCATCCTGAGGCAGCGCCCCCTGCCTGAATCGACCTCAACCTGCGACAGCCGCTTTAAGCGCCTCCTCCAGTGAGGTGCAGCGAAACTCATAGCCGGCATCAAGCAGGCGCCGAGGGTACACCCGCTGCCCCGACACCAGCAGTTCACTGGCCTCCCCCAGCAACAGCTCCAGTACGGTCGCCGGCACCCGCAGCCGCGCCGGGCGCCGCAGCACCGCCCCCAGGGCCGTTGCAAAACCCGCGTTAGTGACCGCATCCGGTGCGCAGGCATTGAAGGGCCCGCGCAGGGTGCTCTGCTCCAGCAGGAAGCGAATAATAGCCAGCTCGTCCTCCAGTGCAATCCAGGACATCCACTGCCGCCCGTTACCGACAGGGCCGCCGAGCCCGCAGCGAAAGGCCGGCAGCATCTTGCTCAGCGCCCCCCCGGCTCCCAGCACAATCCCGGTACGCAGCAGACAGACCCGTACACCCAGTGCCTCGGCCTGCAATGCACAGCTCTCCCAGTCGGCACAGAGCTGGTGTGAGAACCCCGGCCTGTAATCATCCGCTTCTTCCGTCAATGGCATATCGCCGCTGTGACTGCCGTAATAACCCACCGCCGAGCCACTGACCAGCACCTCCGGCGGCCTCTCCAGCCGCGCAATCAGCTCCAGCAACGCCTCGGTGGTATTGAGGCGGCTTGCACGCAGCTCACGCTTGCGTGCGTCAGTCCAGCGCCGGCCAACGATGGGGGCACCGGCCAGATTGACGATGGCATCGATCGCCTCGCCGCTGCCGATCTGATCGAGGCCACCCAGTACCCGCACGCCAAGCCGGCGCGAGGTTCGCTGCACCGAGCGCGACAACACCAGAACCTCATGCCCCCTGGCCACCAGATCACGTACCAGTGCCGTACCGATAAACCCACTCCCGCCGCTGATCAGAACCTTCATGCGCACTCCCTTCCATTTCCAATCGACGCCGCTTTTCAGTTAAGCTTCGCTCTCTTCAATCCAGCCACACGAGACAGCCATGTTTACCGGTATCGTTCAGGGCAAAGCCCGTGTCGTCGCAGTGCAACGCCACCCCCAGTTTATGCAACTCAGCCTGGATTTGCCGCCCGAGCGCGCCAATCAACTCGAGCAGGGTGCCAGCATCGCGGTCAATGGCACCTGCCTCACGGTTACCGGCTTTGAAGGTGCAAGGGTCGACTTTGACCTGATTGTCGAGACACTGCGTGCCACCAACCTCGGCGAGTTAAAGCCGGGTGATGAGGTCAACTTCGAGCGAGCGGCACGCTTTGGTGATGAAATTGGCGGACACCTGCTGTCGGGGCATGTCCATGCCACTGCCGAGATCACCGGCATTGAAACCACAGAGCACAACTGCATCATCAGCTTTGCCGTGCCACAGACACTGCAGAAATACATTCTTCCCAAGGGGTTTGTCGCACTCAACGGCTGCAGTCTCACCATCGGCGAGGTGCAGGATGGCCAGTTCAATGTCTATCTGATCCCGGAAACCCTGGCGGTTACGCGCTTTGGGTCGGCCCGCATAGGCGAGCGCGTCAATCTCGAAGTGGACCCTCACACCCAGGCGGTGGTCGACACCGTGGAGCGCTACCTCGACGCACAATCAAAGGGCTGAGGCGCCGAACACCCGGGAAACAGAATAATGCTAGGGCGTCATGTCCTGCAGCAGATCCCGGTACAGCTCGACATATTCTTCGGACTGGTGCTCGCCAAACAGCGGGTCCGCATTGCGCGGCAGCTGCGCCAGCATTCGCTCCCAGTCCGAGGCCTGGCCCAGACGCTCCAGCTGCGGGAAAATCTGCTGTTCTTCAAACGCCATGTGAGCCTTCTGCTCACGCACATAGAGTTCCAGCTTGTCGACCAACTGGTCCATTGGCACCAGGGTATCGTTCAGTATGCTGTCGATCACATCGCTCAGGTCATGGGACAGCGCCTGCAGGCGCTGATGCTGAGTTTCACATTGCTGCATGAGGTCATCGAGCGACGCATCGCGGCCCCGAAAGTGCGCCAGCAGAGCGTCTTCCCGTGAATGGTGGTACTGATCGGCGTAATCACCGATGTAGCTGACGGCATCGGCCATAAGCCGATAATTGGGCCGGGTGCCGGCGCGCAGTTTGGCGACCTTGGCATTAAGGATGTCCAGCAGACGATCAAGATTAAGATGATCGCTGCGCAGTTCGGCAACAATGGTCATATAAAGCCTCCACGCTGAAGAATTACCTGTGCTTACCTTTACTATAGACAAGCCGGATTACGTGAAGTTGGCTGATCAGGCGGGCAGCGGCTCAGCAGGCGGCACCGTTCGACACAGCAATGCATGCAGCTCGCCCAGGTCCCGCACCCGCAAATCCGTCAATTCAGGCCAGTCCCGCCCGTCCCGGCTGTCGACATGCACCGTCATCATGCCGGCGTTGCGTCCGGCCTCCAGGTCATACCGGAAGTCCCCCACCATCAGCGCACAGCCAGGTTC
Proteins encoded:
- a CDS encoding BatD family protein — translated: MRKLPLVLNLICLPVFADVSAYLDRNTITAQDRVRLTLEADSRIQQEIDFSPLYRDFQFLGSKQLTLSSHAGGDSQYRTRWEVLLRPKSAGDITVPPLLLGLESSNSLQLKVLSGAARESGLQGEQVFIEASLDTNEVYQDSQLIYTLRLYHAIELLPDTQLTDPYLPGALIKPLGEQTRSTQQLRGRNYSVIEQRYALFPGQTGTLTLDGPIFEGRAKHDNSQIQLQARPLEVAVIAPAYQSARGYWLPATTLTLDDDWQSRQTTSLGESLSYSISLTATGLPASRLPSLAPPAGATFDLSVDSVELVEDVSERGLTSRRTEHIVLHPHKAGPLTLAPVDITWWDLNTDSARNVALPEHPLQVQPRARAVEAALALAPATPAARTEIDSAAVTAASVARLQQALNESRLLIGLLTVISLISSLGWLYTFNHLRQLRQEERQQAQQEEMRRRRKLLMAHQMAEKNTFQALAMACQQNNAAVAKLRLVEWAQNFWPDQHIFNSEDISDAARSQTLDFLILDLEQHVHQEDKALWQGDLLLEAIEKLRDRRPEGYEEAPLPELNFAS
- a CDS encoding TIGR01777 family oxidoreductase translates to MKVLISGGSGFIGTALVRDLVARGHEVLVLSRSVQRTSRRLGVRVLGGLDQIGSGEAIDAIVNLAGAPIVGRRWTDARKRELRASRLNTTEALLELIARLERPPEVLVSGSAVGYYGSHSGDMPLTEEADDYRPGFSHQLCADWESCALQAEALGVRVCLLRTGIVLGAGGALSKMLPAFRCGLGGPVGNGRQWMSWIALEDELAIIRFLLEQSTLRGPFNACAPDAVTNAGFATALGAVLRRPARLRVPATVLELLLGEASELLVSGQRVYPRRLLDAGYEFRCTSLEEALKAAVAG
- a CDS encoding riboflavin synthase subunit alpha, which codes for MFTGIVQGKARVVAVQRHPQFMQLSLDLPPERANQLEQGASIAVNGTCLTVTGFEGARVDFDLIVETLRATNLGELKPGDEVNFERAARFGDEIGGHLLSGHVHATAEITGIETTEHNCIISFAVPQTLQKYILPKGFVALNGCSLTIGEVQDGQFNVYLIPETLAVTRFGSARIGERVNLEVDPHTQAVVDTVERYLDAQSKG
- a CDS encoding hemerythrin domain-containing protein, translating into MTIVAELRSDHLNLDRLLDILNAKVAKLRAGTRPNYRLMADAVSYIGDYADQYHHSREDALLAHFRGRDASLDDLMQQCETQHQRLQALSHDLSDVIDSILNDTLVPMDQLVDKLELYVREQKAHMAFEEQQIFPQLERLGQASDWERMLAQLPRNADPLFGEHQSEEYVELYRDLLQDMTP